A window from Pangasianodon hypophthalmus isolate fPanHyp1 chromosome 16, fPanHyp1.pri, whole genome shotgun sequence encodes these proteins:
- the myl9a gene encoding myosin regulatory light polypeptide 9, with amino-acid sequence MSAAKRAKGKTTKKRPQRATSNVFAMFDQSQIQEFKEAFNMIDQNRDGFIDKEDLHDMLASLGKNPSDEYLEGMMSEAPGPINFTMFLTMFGERLNGTDPEDVIRNAFTCFDEDGSGFIHEDHLRELLTTMGDRFTDEEVDELFREAPIDKKGNFNYTEFTRILKHGAKDKDDI; translated from the exons ATGTCTGCTGCCAAGCGTGCCAAGGGGAAGACGACGAAGAAGCGCCCCCAGAGGGCGACTTCCAACGTCTTTGCCATGTTCGACCAGTCCCAGATCCAAGAGTTCAAAGAGGCATTCAACATGATCGACCAGAACCGTGATGGCTTCATTGATAAGGAGGATCTTCACGACATGCTCGCTTCTCTTG GAAAGAACCCCTCAGATGAGTACTTGGAGGGCATGATGAGCGAGGCTCCAGGTCCGATCAACTTCACCATGTTCCTCACCATGTTTGGAGAGCGACTCAATGGCACTGATCCCGAGGACGTCATAAGGAACGCCTTCACCTGCTTCGATGAGGATGGCTCAG GCTTTATCCATGAGGACCATCTTCGCGAGCTCCTGACCACCATGGGCGACCGTTTCACAGACGAGGAGGTTGACGAGCTTTTCCGCGAGGCACCGATTGACAAAAAAGGAAACTTCAATTACACAGAGTTCACTCGCATCCTCAAACATGGTGCCAAAGACAAGGatgacatataa